Sequence from the Bacillota bacterium genome:
AAAAACAACAAAACCCCAGCATCAGCTGGGGTAATTCTCTATGGTGCCGAAGGAGGGAATCGAACCCTCATGGGCCAAGCCCATACGATTTTGAGTCGTACGTGTCTGCCAGTTCCACCACTTCGGCATATGTCGTTCAACGTCTTTTATTTTAACATGAATGGAGAAGTTTTGCAATAGGTTTTTGCTGTTACACGCCTTGACACCGGTGAGTTTTGTCAATACAATAGTAGTAGTAATAGTATTTATCCATAAGGGGCGAGTTTGGTTGAACAAAAAGGGTTTTATACGTAAAACAAAACAGCGGGAAGTAATCTTGCAAGTATTGCGCTCTACGAAATGTCATCCCACCGCGGATTGGATTTATCAGGAAGTCCGCAAAGAACTGCCTAATATCAGCTTGGGCACTATCTACCGTAATCTTAAAACACTAACTGAAATGGGAGAAATCCTGGAACTGTCCTACGGCAGTACATACAGCAGGTTTGACGGCAATGCCGACAATCATTATCACTTTGTTTGTGAAGAATGTGGTAATGTTTATGATGTTGATCTGCCTGTTAATGAGTCAATTAATGCTAAGCTTGAAGATAAATATGATGTTCAAGTAAACAGCCATCGGTTAGAGTTTTACGGCACATGCAGAGAATGCAGCGATGCTCGCACAGCTGAGCGTGAGCATGAGATGGCTGTTAGTAATTAGAAAATTTGCGCAGTATAGGTTCTAGGTTGTCTTACCAAAGATAACCTAGAATTTTTTTATTATCCTTTACAATCTCCTCTA
This genomic interval carries:
- a CDS encoding transcriptional repressor, producing MEKFCNRFLLLHALTPVSFVNTIVVVIVFIHKGRVWLNKKGFIRKTKQREVILQVLRSTKCHPTADWIYQEVRKELPNISLGTIYRNLKTLTEMGEILELSYGSTYSRFDGNADNHYHFVCEECGNVYDVDLPVNESINAKLEDKYDVQVNSHRLEFYGTCRECSDARTAEREHEMAVSN